The nucleotide sequence TATATTTGCTAAAACTGCTCATCTCAAATCATTTCTGGTTGTGCGCTCATCCCTTCGTCTGCTCTTTCTTGCTGCCGGTTTTCTCATTGGTTCATTTACGTTCGCTCAGGTGCCTTATGGTCCAATTAAACCGACCCCGGCCGGCGAAATCCTGTCGAACCTCAACAAGCTGAACATTCTCGGAACGGTGCTGTACGTAGCGGCTCACCCCGACGATGAGAATACGCTGCTGCTGGCGTATATGGCCAAAGACCGGCTCGTCCGGACGGGCTATCTGTCGCTGACGCGGGGCGATGGTGGGCAGAACCTGATTGGGCCGGAGCAGGGCGAAAACATCGGCGTTATCCGAACCCAGGAACTGCTGGCCGCCCGGCGCGTGGATGGTCCTGAACAGTTTTTCAGCCGGGCCTATGACTTCGGTTTTTCCAAATCGACCGACGAGGCCGTCCGGACGTGGGGGCAGAACAAAGTTCTGGCCGACGTGGTCTGGATGATCCGCAAATTTCAGCCCGACGTCATCATTACGCGCTTCCCTCCCGATTCGCGTGCGGGACACGGGCATCACAGCGCGTCGGGTTTTCTGGCCGAAGAAGCGTTTAAAATCGCCAATGATCCAAACCAGTTTCCAGAACAGCTTGCCTACGTAAAGCCCTGGCAGGCCCGGCGCATTATGTGGAATGTCTTTATTCCGGGCGCGTTTCTGAGCACAAAAAAACCCGAAGAAGCCGGGAATCTGATTGGGATTGAAACGGGCACGTTTAATCCGCTGCTGGGCCGGTCGTACGGCGAGATTGCCGCCGAAAGTCGCAGCCAGCACAAGAGCCAGGGGTTTGGCGTTCCGGCCAGCCGGGGCGCCCGAGTCGACTACCTGCTGTTGAAAGGCGGTGATCCGGTGGAGAAAGATCCTTTCGATGGCGTCGACATCACCTGGAACCGGGTTCCTAACAGCAATGCGGTTCAGGCGCAGGTTAGCCAGCTCATCCGCAGTTTCCAGCCCGGCCGGCCGGAGGCTTCGGTTCCGGCGCTGGTGCAACTCTACGGTGCTCTTACCAAACTCGATACCACCAATATCTACGTTAAAGCCAAACGGCAGGAAGTTCAGATGCTGATTCAGCAGTGCCTGGGCCTGTGGTTCGAGACAAACCCCAGTGCCTACGCGGCTACGCCCGGCGAAACCATTCGGGTATCGACAAACGTCATTAACCGCAGCGATGTGCCTCTGAAACTCGTTCGCATCAACTACGTAACAGGCGCATCCATGTCGGGCGAGTCCACGCCGGGTAAAGACACGACGCTCAATCTGGCCCTGAAAGCAAATGACGGCCTTGCCTTCTCGACGACGCTGCGTATTCCAGAAAACAAACCGATTTCTCAGCCCTACTGGCTTCAGAAACCCATCGACAAGGGGCTGTTCCAGGTAGATGATCAGCGGCTGATTGGCTTACCCGAAAATCCACCTGCCATTCCGGTTAACTACACCTTCGAGATCGACGGTCAGCGTTTTACGTACAGCCGACCCGTCGTTTACAAATCAACCGACCCGGTCGATGGTGAGATTTATCGCCCGTTTATTATTCAACCCGACGTAACGGCCAATCTGGCCGAGCGTGTTTACGTCTTCTCCGGCGCGGCATCGGCCAACAACACCCAAACATCTGAAGTAGTCCTGAAGGCCGGGCGCGCGAATGTGTCCGGGACGCTGCAGCTTGCCGTTCCGGCTGGTTGGCGGGTTGAACCGGCGTCGTTGCCTTTTAGCCTGAAAAACAAAAGCGACGAACAGCGGCTTTCGTTCCGGCTGTCGCCAACCGCGCAGGCGCAGAATGGTAAACTCCAGGCCATCATGACGACCAGTGCAAACCGTACGTTCACGACCGGTCTACGCGAAATTTCCTATAAACATATCCCAACGCAAACGCTGTTTCCACTCGCTGAAGCTAAGCTGGTTAAGCTAGATGTGAAGGTGACGGCTAAAAACGTAGGGTATATTGTTGGTGCGGGCGATGAGCTCCCAGCGGCCTTACAACAGATGGGATGCCGCGTAACGCTACTGGGTCCTGCCGAACTCAACGGAAATCTGGCTGCTTACGACGCCCTTGTGCTAGGCGTTCGGGCCTATAACACGAACGACTGGCTCGCCCGCTACCAGCCGAAACTGATGGAATACGTCAAAAACGGCGGAACGATGATTGTGCAGTACGTAACCCCGCCAAATTCGTTTCTGCGCAATGAATCGCCCCTGCCCCAGCTTGGCCCCTACCCCTTTACGATTGGCCGCGAGCGTGTTACGGAGGAGGACGCCAAAATGACATACATAAATCCGCAACACCCGCTGCTGAACACGCCTAATAAGATTACCGATGCAGACTTTAGCGGCTGGATTCAGGAACGCGGGCTTTATTTCGCTCAGGAATGGGACAAGGCTTACGAACCCATTTTCTCGATCAACGACCAGAACGAAGCGCCGAAGCAGGGCAGTCTGCTCTACGCCAAATATGGCAAAGGACACTACATGTACACCGGCCTAGTTTTCTTCCGGGAACTGCCCGCTGGCGTACCGGGCGCCTATCGGTTGTTTGCCAATATGATTTCGGCGGGGAGGTAAGCTTCCACTAACCGGCAACTGGAAACGATGGAGTGCGACCTAAGCTGGGCTATTCGATCGCTTCTAGTTGCCAAAAAGTTTGCTTGCCTTTCATCTCGGCCTGTCGCATCATCTCGTCGGCACCGGCTGATGGGCCGCCAACCCGCAGCACTCCCTCGCAGTGGTCAATTAACTGTATAGCTACCGGATGAAAGATTTCGGTAAAAACAGCATCGCCAAGTTCAGTAGAACCTGCCGTCCTAATAAGCGGCAGGGCTATCCATTCACCACAAACCGGCGTATGCCCTTTCCGGTAAACGGCCAGCGCAGCTTCGTCCATCTGGCGCATATTCTGAGCAATCAGCGTAGGGTCATCGTTCGTGCCGGAACGATACGGACCAGCAATTAAAATCAGCATGTCAGTTGCGGGCTTTGGCAAGTTGCTGAATACGCAGGTACTGCAACAGCATGATGGTTTTGCCGTCCATGATCTCCCCGCTTTCAACCATTGCGAGGGCCTGCGCTACGGGTAGTTCGAGCGTATCAATCTCTTCTTCGTCAATGCCGCCCCCAGCCTGCCGCTCGGTGTCGGCGGTGTACTCGGCCAGGTAGAAAAACAGCTTTTCTGTCACGGAACCGGGGCTCATGTAAGCTTCTATGACCTTTTGTACTGACGTCAGACGAAAGCCCACTTCTTCTTCGGTTTCACGTCGGATGGCCGTTTCCGGATCGTCGTTGTCCAGCAGTCCCGCGCAGGTCTCGATCAGCATACCCGACGGGTTCCCATTGACAAACGTGGGCAGCCGAAACTGCCGGGTCAGGATAACCGTATCGGCCTGCGGGTTGTGGAGCAGAATCGTCGCGCCGTTTCCCCGGTCATACGCTTCGCGCTGCTGGGTACTCCATTTCCCATCCTTGCCAAGATAGTTGAACGTAAACCGTTTCAGAACGTACCAATTGTCGGATAGCAGTTTCTCCTCCGTTATTTGCACCCGTTCATTAGTCATGATGTTCAAAAATGTTATTTTGTGTTTATTTTTGAACAAATCACGTTATCCGTCATGAATTTCCAACATCGGAAGCGACTTATTTTGCAAACGGTCGATGAGCGCGGTTCGGCCGACGTTCGCGAACTGGCCGAGTTGCTGCAAACTTCGGAGATGACCGTCCGGCGCGATTTGGTGCAGCTGGCGGCATCGGGCCTGCTTTACCGCACGCGGGGCGGGGCTATGAAAGTGAGTCTGGCTACCGACAATTTTCAGTTTGCCAACAAAACGGCTGTCAACCCCGAACAGAAAGATTATATATGCCAGTTGGCCGCGCGCGAAATTCAGGAGGGCGACGTCATTTTCATGGACTGCGGCAGTACGGTGTTCCGGCTGTGTCCATTCATAAAAAACAAGCGAATCAGCGTCATTACGAACTCCCTGCCCATCCTGGCCGAGTTAATGTCGTCGGAGGTGACGGTGAATCTCATCGGGGGTGAGGTGGATAAGGAGCGGCAGGCCGTACACGGGCTGATTGCCGAAGAACACATTGCCCGCTACCGGGCTAACCGGGCCTTCATTGGCGTGGATGGCATCTCGCTGCAGAACGGTCTGAGCGCCAACAGTGAGAAGGAAGCCAGCACCGCCGTAGCGATGGCCAATCAGGCCGAAACCACGTACCTGCTCTGCGACTCCTCGAAGCTGGAAACCAACAAATACCTCCGGTTTGCCCCCCTCTCCCTGTTCGACATTCTGATTACTGATTACGAAGCCAGTGCCGATCTGGTCGTTAAGTATAAACAGGCTGGCATTACATTTATTAACTGATTACCAAATACTTATTCCTGATCCGCTCCCTCAAAGAGTCATTGTCATACCGGTGAAACAGGAGACCTTAACACCCGGCAAACGTTTGTGCGCACAAACGTTTGCCAGCTTATATGTTAAGTGAACCTTTAACCAACTAAAGTTATGGCAACAGACGCAATTGTCACCCTTGAACGCCTGCGGTGCATCAGGGAAAGCGATGGCTCTGGTCACTCGGAGCCCTACATCTGGCCTGTACTGATCTGGATCGACACCACCAACGGCCAGGTGAATACAGCTGATTTAGTGCTGGGCAATGCGCGAATTGTGATCGATCACGATATGCGGGCAGGTCAGGTTGTTCTCATTCCTTCCTCAGTGAACACATTGCGGGTTCGATTTACCGATGATCCGCAACGGTTTACGTTCATTATTTCGGTTGTGTTGTGGGAGAATGACGAAACCCCGGAGGATGCGATGCGGGCAGGCTTCAAAGCTTATACCAGCGAACTCCGTGCCGCCATCATTGCCAACCTGCTGGCGTTGCAGGCAGCTCAAGGCAATCCGGCCGAAGAAGAGGCCGTGAAAGCGACCATCGAGAAACGCGTAAAGGATAAAGTGGAAGCTGGCATAAAAGGTGCCCTGACCACCGGGCAAAAAATCCGGATTGCGCTGGGTACGCTCAATATGGATGATGTCGTTGGCAGCGACAGCGAGAACCTGGGGGCGATCAGTACGTTAGCCACGACAAAGCCATTTACGCTGGCGTTCCGCAATAAGTCGGGCAGCGAGTCCTACGAAATCGAAGGAAACCTTGCCGTAAAACCCGTTCCGGTTGACCTCTGCCAGGCGCAGGTCGATGCGGTTAAAGCGGCTCAGGCAGCCGTTGATGGTGTACGCAATGAGATTCGTCAGCTTCAGGCCGAATTACACGATGCCTCTCCACAACAGAAACCAGGAATTATTGCCATGATCAAAAAGTTACAGCAGGACGACCTCGCTGACGCCAACACTGCATTGCAGAAAGCAAAGCAGGCTCTTCAGGCCTGCCGCGACCGCCCCGTTCATCGTCCTCCGGTATTCGATCCTGGCGGAGGTGTTCTCACCCAGTGACAGGTGTTTTCGGTAGATCGAACGCTCAAGCTATAGCCCTCAATGGCTGGCTTTCGTAGCTTTACGGTTCTGAATCCATCATCCAGCTTCGTGATGAGGAGATTCGGGTATTTTACGTAATGTACGAAATCTGGATTGACACCGGCGGCACGTTTACCGATGGCCTCGCCCGCGACCCCGGCGGTAATCTTCGCCGAATGAAAGTTCTCAGCAGCAGTCGTCTGCGGGGGCAGTTGGTTGACGGTAAACTGAAAGCACCCTGGCTGACGGCCCCAATCTTTGACGGCTACCAGCTACGCGTCGTTGAGACTGGTCAGCATTTCACAGTTAGTTCGCTTCGAACCAATGGAACTCTCGAAGTCAGGACGTCGGATGGTTTATCGACAACATATAGCACGGACAAACCATCCGACATCCTGACCGTTGAGCTTTTTACGGGCGAAGAAGCGCCGGTTTTAGCGACTCGATTACTCAC is from Spirosoma taeanense and encodes:
- the nudK gene encoding GDP-mannose pyrophosphatase NudK; translation: MTNERVQITEEKLLSDNWYVLKRFTFNYLGKDGKWSTQQREAYDRGNGATILLHNPQADTVILTRQFRLPTFVNGNPSGMLIETCAGLLDNDDPETAIRRETEEEVGFRLTSVQKVIEAYMSPGSVTEKLFFYLAEYTADTERQAGGGIDEEEIDTLELPVAQALAMVESGEIMDGKTIMLLQYLRIQQLAKARN
- a CDS encoding ubiquitin family protein; the encoded protein is MATDAIVTLERLRCIRESDGSGHSEPYIWPVLIWIDTTNGQVNTADLVLGNARIVIDHDMRAGQVVLIPSSVNTLRVRFTDDPQRFTFIISVVLWENDETPEDAMRAGFKAYTSELRAAIIANLLALQAAQGNPAEEEAVKATIEKRVKDKVEAGIKGALTTGQKIRIALGTLNMDDVVGSDSENLGAISTLATTKPFTLAFRNKSGSESYEIEGNLAVKPVPVDLCQAQVDAVKAAQAAVDGVRNEIRQLQAELHDASPQQKPGIIAMIKKLQQDDLADANTALQKAKQALQACRDRPVHRPPVFDPGGGVLTQ
- a CDS encoding DeoR/GlpR family DNA-binding transcription regulator, translated to MNFQHRKRLILQTVDERGSADVRELAELLQTSEMTVRRDLVQLAASGLLYRTRGGAMKVSLATDNFQFANKTAVNPEQKDYICQLAAREIQEGDVIFMDCGSTVFRLCPFIKNKRISVITNSLPILAELMSSEVTVNLIGGEVDKERQAVHGLIAEEHIARYRANRAFIGVDGISLQNGLSANSEKEASTAVAMANQAETTYLLCDSSKLETNKYLRFAPLSLFDILITDYEASADLVVKYKQAGITFIN
- a CDS encoding PIG-L family deacetylase yields the protein MRSSLRLLFLAAGFLIGSFTFAQVPYGPIKPTPAGEILSNLNKLNILGTVLYVAAHPDDENTLLLAYMAKDRLVRTGYLSLTRGDGGQNLIGPEQGENIGVIRTQELLAARRVDGPEQFFSRAYDFGFSKSTDEAVRTWGQNKVLADVVWMIRKFQPDVIITRFPPDSRAGHGHHSASGFLAEEAFKIANDPNQFPEQLAYVKPWQARRIMWNVFIPGAFLSTKKPEEAGNLIGIETGTFNPLLGRSYGEIAAESRSQHKSQGFGVPASRGARVDYLLLKGGDPVEKDPFDGVDITWNRVPNSNAVQAQVSQLIRSFQPGRPEASVPALVQLYGALTKLDTTNIYVKAKRQEVQMLIQQCLGLWFETNPSAYAATPGETIRVSTNVINRSDVPLKLVRINYVTGASMSGESTPGKDTTLNLALKANDGLAFSTTLRIPENKPISQPYWLQKPIDKGLFQVDDQRLIGLPENPPAIPVNYTFEIDGQRFTYSRPVVYKSTDPVDGEIYRPFIIQPDVTANLAERVYVFSGAASANNTQTSEVVLKAGRANVSGTLQLAVPAGWRVEPASLPFSLKNKSDEQRLSFRLSPTAQAQNGKLQAIMTTSANRTFTTGLREISYKHIPTQTLFPLAEAKLVKLDVKVTAKNVGYIVGAGDELPAALQQMGCRVTLLGPAELNGNLAAYDALVLGVRAYNTNDWLARYQPKLMEYVKNGGTMIVQYVTPPNSFLRNESPLPQLGPYPFTIGRERVTEEDAKMTYINPQHPLLNTPNKITDADFSGWIQERGLYFAQEWDKAYEPIFSINDQNEAPKQGSLLYAKYGKGHYMYTGLVFFRELPAGVPGAYRLFANMISAGR
- a CDS encoding DUF4406 domain-containing protein, whose translation is MLILIAGPYRSGTNDDPTLIAQNMRQMDEAALAVYRKGHTPVCGEWIALPLIRTAGSTELGDAVFTEIFHPVAIQLIDHCEGVLRVGGPSAGADEMMRQAEMKGKQTFWQLEAIE